The genomic interval ATATTTAATACCTCGTCAGTCCTATTCTGGCCATCTATATATACATTAAAGCCATAAACCATGTGATTTAATCCAGCAAAATCTATCCTAACCCTTTCCCCTTCTATTCCTAATATTTCCGCTACGCCCCTTTCAACTCCAATAGGAACATTGCAAAGACCTATAAACTTTTTGTGCTTTGAATATTTTGAGAAGGCTTCAGTCACCATACCTACTGGATTGGTAAAGTTTATCAGCCAGGCATCAGGACACAAACTTACCATATCATCAGCAATTTCCAATAGGACTGGTATAGTTCTTAGCCCCTTAAAAAGTCCACCTGCACCATTTGTTTCTTGACCTATAAAACCATGGGATAAGGGAATCCTTTCATCTTTACTCCTAGCTTCAAGCATTCCCACCCTTAATTGGGTTGTAACAAAGCTGGCGCCATACAAGGCTTTCTGCCTATCCAAGGTTAAAAAGATATCTATCGGTAGATTGGCTTCTTTCACCATTCGCTTAGCTAAATTCCCAACTATAGCTAGTTTTTCCTTCCCCTCCTCCACATCTACCAACCAAAGTTCATCTACTGGTAGTTCATCATATCTTTTGATGATTCCCTCTACAAATTCAGGGGTATAGGATGAACCACCACCAATTACTGCTATTTTTAATTTCTCGGTCAAATTAACCACCTCACCCTTTGTTAGAATAAAGATTGCAAGAAGTAGAGAAGGTTCTCTACTTCTTTTATTTGGCAGTCTCCTTTTTCCTAGACCTATCAGCTAATTTTATAAATGGTAGGTATATAATCACTGAAACCACTAGGTTTATAGCCGCTAATACTGCCGCTCTCCAACTTGCTGCCGTTGCACCTGTTGCTAAAAAGGCTCCAACTATAGGTGGACTAGTCCAGGGTATGGCTACATAGGTTGGAGGTGCAAAACCTATAGCAGTCCCAATATAAGCTATAAGGGTTAAAATTCCTGGTGTTATTATAAATGGAATAAATAAAATGGGATTTAGCACTATAGGAAGTCCGAACATAATAGGCTCATTTATTTGGAAAATACCCGATGGTGTTGATAATTTTGCCACTTCCCTGTATTCTTTTCTCCTCTTTGAAGCTATGAAAATAGCAATAATCAGTCCTAATGTGGCCCCTGAACCACCCAAGTGCACATATGTGTCAAAGAAAACTCTAGTTATAACATTTGGAGCTTGCATTCCAGCATCTATAGCAGCCGCATTATCCG from Tepidimicrobium xylanilyticum carries:
- a CDS encoding 6-phospho-beta-glucosidase, which gives rise to MTEKLKIAVIGGGSSYTPEFVEGIIKRYDELPVDELWLVDVEEGKEKLAIVGNLAKRMVKEANLPIDIFLTLDRQKALYGASFVTTQLRVGMLEARSKDERIPLSHGFIGQETNGAGGLFKGLRTIPVLLEIADDMVSLCPDAWLINFTNPVGMVTEAFSKYSKHKKFIGLCNVPIGVERGVAEILGIEGERVRIDFAGLNHMVYGFNVYIDGQNRTDEVLNIFARNSASVNMENIDPMEWDGEFIKALRLIPCPYHKYYYKTKDMLGNDLEKFKEGWNRAEEVKDIEKALFELYKDEALKHKPRELEKRGGAYYSDAACNLISSIYNDKGDLQVVNTLNGDTIKDLDENNAIEITCKITKDGPIPHKFIDRFPIPIRGLIHQIKAFEILGAEAAVEGNYDKALLAMITNPLVANDKGGRKMLDELLQAHKDYLPNFFTK